The genomic window TCCGCGTAAAACCTTTTGACGACTTGCCCGGCTTCAGGATCCGTCCCGCGGACATACAGATCTATGAGACCGGGCGGGTCGGAAAGTTCGGCTAGGATTGACCCATGCGGCGCTCCTGGATCTGGCTCCTTCCCCTGGCCCTGGCCTTCAACACCTTCTGGCTCAGCAGCCGGAGCTCCCTGCCGGTGTCCCTGGGACACCCCCTGGACTGGTTCGCCCACGCCACGGAGTTCGCGGCCCTGGCGCTGACCGCGGAAGTGGCCGCGCGCTGGACCTGGGGGACCGTTCCCACCTACCGGCGCCACCTGGCGATCTTCGCCCTGGCCTCCCTCTACGGCATGTCGGACGAGATCCATCAGATCTTCGTCCCGGGGAGGGACGCGTCGATCCTGGACTGGGCGGCCGATTCCATCGGCGCGGTCCTGGGCCTGGGCCTCTCGTGCCTGCCGCTCCTGTGGCGCCGCTGGATGGCCTCCCTCGGCTGGCTCCGGGGCGAACCCCGCCGGCCCGACCCCTCGGCGCCCCTGGTCCTGGTGGCCGACCCCCACTGGAGCGGGGACCTCACGGGGCTGCGGGAGGCCACCGCCGCCCATCCGGGGGCCGACTGGCTCTTCCTGGGGGACGTCTTCGACGTGTGGGTGGGGATCCCGGGCATGGAGTCGCCCCAGCAGGAGGCCTTCCTGGCCTGGGTGGACGAGCGGCGCCGTCAGGGCCGCTGGGTGGGACTCTGGCTGGGCAACCGGGAGTACTTCCTGGACGGACTGTCCGGACGCTTCGACCTCATGGGCGAGGGCATCGGGGGCGGCCTTCCCGCGGAGGCGCTGGCCTGGGAGCACGGGGACCTCATCAACGCCGCCGACTGGCAGTACCGGCTCTGGAACCTGGTCTCCCGCAGCGGCGTCATGTGGCTGGTGGCCCGGGCCCTGCCGCGTTCCACCGCCCGGTCCCTGGCCGCCCGCCTCGAACGGTCCATGCGCACCACGAACCGGGCCTACAAGCTCGCCTTTCCCCGGGAGGCCTTCCGGGCCGCCGCCGCCGCCCACGCGGGGAAAACCTTCATCACGGGGCACTTCCACTCCCATGAGGTCGAGGGCAACGGCACGGCGCTGCCCTGGGCCCACGATGGTAATTTCATGGTCTGGGAGCAGGGAATCCTTAAACCTCTGACTCCCTTGGCGCATCTATAGTCCAGTCCGGAGGTTCCCATGAACTTGAAAAGCGCCCTGTTCCCCCTGACCCTGGCCGTACTGGCCGGTTGCACGCCCTACACGGTCAGGTACGACTACGATGCCCATGCCTCCTATGCGTCCTTCAAGACCTGGGACTGGTATGCCGCCAGCAAGAAGGCCCAGGGCAAGTCCGACGGCGTGAACAACCCCATCATGGACCGCCGGGTCCGGGCCGCCGTGGAGCGGGAACTGGCGGCCAAGGGACTGAAGGTGGAGAAATCCGCCGAGCCCGACGTGCTGGTGACCTACTACCCGGCCTACCGCCAGGGCACGGTGTACACCACCACCACCGTGGGCACCCACTTCGGCTACTGGCGGCCCTGGGGCTACGGGGTGGGCACCCAGTTCACCGAGGCCCGGCGCTACCGGGAGGGCAGCATCATCCTGGAGATCGTCGACAACAAGACCAACCAGCTCATCTGGCAGGCGGTTGCCGAAGGGGCCCTCACGGGCCTCACCGACCCCGAGGATGCCGAACAGCAGGTCTCCCAGGCGGTAAACACGATGCTTTCCCGCTTCCCTCCCCCCCGGAAATGAAGCTTGGGGTAGGATAGGGGTCCAGGACCCCTATGGACACCTATAACATCCTGATCGTGGACGATGAATCGGACTTCCGGACGCTTCTTGTGGAAGCGCTGGAGAGCATGGGCTACCTGTGCGAAGGCGCGGAGACGGCCGAGCTCGCCCTGGACATGGCGCGCACCCGCCACTTCGCCATCATCTTCACGGACCTGAACATGCCCGGGGGCCTCTCGGGCCTGGACCTGCTGCAGGCCATCCAGGAGATCGACCCCAAGACCTTCTGCATCCTCATGACGGGCTACGCCACCACCGACAGCGCCATCCAGGCGCTCAAGAACGGGGCCTACGACTTCATCCAGAAGCCCTTCAAGCTCGCAGAGCTGGACGCCAGCCTCCAGCGGGCCCTGAACCACTACAAGGCCCTGCGCCAGAACGAGGCCTACCAGTCGGGCCTGGAAGAGCGGGTGGCCGAGCGCACACGCGAAGTGGTGAAGCTCAAGGACGACATCGAGAAGCTCTTCGAGGGCTTCGTGCAGGCGGCCGTGTTCGCCATTGAAGCGCGGGACCCCTCCACCTCGGGCCATTCCAACCGCGTCGCCACCCTCACCGTGGGCCTGGCGGAGGCCGTGAACCGCACGCCGTCCGGCGCCTACGGGCCCCTCCACTTCAACGAGCACCAGGTGAAGGAGCTGCGCTACGCCAGCCTCCTGCACGACTTCGGCAAGGTCGGCGTGCGCGAGCAGGTGCTGGTCAAGGCCCGCAAGCTCGAGCCCGAGCGCCTGGAGCGCATCCTCCAGCGCCTCTACCAGCGGGACCTGGAAGCCGCGGCCCGGCGCCTTCAGGAGGCCTGGAAGCGCAACGAGGCCTTCGAGGAGGGCTACTTCGAGATCCTCATGGCCGCCCACCGCGCCGAGAGCCAGCGCATCGCGGACCTGGTGCTGCGCTGCAACGAGCCCAAGCTCCTCACCCAGGAGGTGGTGGACTCAATGGACGAGCTTGAGGACCTGGCCTTCCTGCACTGGGAGGGCGCTCCCGCCAAGGTCCTCGAGCCCACCGACATCGCCGCCCTGCGGATCCCCCGCGGCAGCCTCTCCAAGGCCGAGCGGGACGAGATCAACAGCCACGTGGACAAGACCTACCGTTTCCTCAAGCAGATCCCCTGGACCGGCACCCTGGCCGACGTGCCCGGCATCGCCTACGCCCACCACGAGAGGCTCAACGGCATGGGCTACCCCCGCGCCCTGAAGTCCGAGGCCATCCCGCCGCAATCCAAGCTCATGGCCATCTGCGACGTGTACGACGCCCTGGTGGCGGCGGACCGCCCCTACAAGGTGGCCGTCACCGTGCCCCGGAGCCTGGAGATCCTCGAGGACGAGGCCAAGGCCGGGCTCCTGGACGGGGACGCCCTGGGCATCTTCCTGGAGGCCCGGATCTTCGACCTGACCATGACGCAGATCAAGGCCGAGCCGGAGCGGGCATGATCCGCGAACCGATCCTTCTGGTGGACGACGAGGAGGATCTCAGGACCTTCCTGAAGGATGCCCTCACCCACGACGGCTACCTGGTGGACGACGCCCCCGACGCCAACACGGCCCTGGCGATCCTCGCCCGCAGGCACTACCCCGTGGTGCTCACGGACCTCAACATGCCCGGCGGCCCCACGGGCTTCGACCTCATCTCGGCGGTGCACGCCCGGGACCCCCGCACCCTCTGCGTGGTCATCACCGGCTACGCCTCCCTGGAGACCGCCATCCGGGCCGTGAAGTTCGGAGCCTACGACTTCGTGCAGAAGCCCTTCCGCCTGGCCGAGATCGAGGCGGTGCTGGACCGCGCCCTGGACCACGCCGTGGTGGTGGGCCAGCTCCAGGACTACCAGCGGGACCTGGAGGGCCGCGTCCTGGCGCGGGTGCGGGAGAACCGGGAACTCGTCGAGGAGATGGAGCGGCTCAACGCGCTGCTGCTGGCCTCCCAGGCCGAGGCCTCCGAGGCCCCCATCCTCCGGGCCTTCCTGGACCACCTCCAGCAACGCTGGCACACGGGCGGCCACATGGCCCTCCTGCCCGCCCCCGACGACGCCTGGGAGCTGGTGGCCGAAGGCGGTCCCCGCGGACCCCGCACCCACGGCCTGCCTCCCCCCTCGAAGCTGGACGAGGGGCGGGAGTGGGCCTGGGAGGGCGGCTACCCCGATGGCCACCTGATCCCCCTGCGGGCCAACGGCATCCTGCTGGGCGCGCTCTTCATCGGCTTCGAGGAGCGGAGCTCCTTCCACCCCGAGGCCCCGGCCTTCCTGCTCTGGCGGCGCCAGCTCGAGGCCGCGCTCCACGGCCTCCGCCGCGCCCGCGCCCTGGTGGACGCGGCCCGGGTGCGCTGAGGTGGACCGGTCCCCCGCCCACCGCCTGCTCTGGACCGGTTTCACGGGCCTGGACGCCGTCCAGGTCCAGCCCGGGTTCCAGCCCGGGGGCATCGTGCTCTTCGCCCGCAACCTCGACCCGCACCCCGTGGCGGGCCCCGCCCGCTGCCACGCCCTGATCGGGGCCCTCCAGGAGCGCTGGGGACCCCTGGCGGTGGCCGTGGACCAGGAGGGCGGCGCCGTGAGCCGCCTGCGCGAATGGGTGGGCCTCACGCCCGGCCTGCGCGCGGTCTTCGAGGCGGGAGGCCCCGAAGGCTGCCGCCGGTGGGGGGGCCTGTGGGGCCGGGGCCTGCGGATGCTGGGCTTCAACGTGGACTTCGCGCCGGTGGCCGACCTCTACGACCCGGCGCCGGATTCGGCCCTGGGCGGGCGCTGCGCCAGCCCCGACCCGCAGGAGACCATCGCCGCCGCCGGCGCCTTCCTGGAAGGCCTCGAAGCCGAAGGCGTAAGGGGCTGCCTCAAGCACTTCCCCGGCCTGGGCGGCACCCGCCTGGACAGCCACGTGGGCCTGCCCGAAACCAGCGACCCCGCCCGGCTGGAAGCCAACCTGGCGCCCTTCCGGGCCCTGGCCCACGCCGACCGCCTGGTGATGGTGGCCCACCTCAAGGTGCCCCAGAGCCAGGGCCTCCCCGCGAGCCTCTCCGCGCGCTGCGTGGCCGGCAATCCCTGGGGCGTGAAGGCCCGGTGGATCCCCGACGACCTGCAGATGGGCGGTGCCGACGGGTGGAGCTGGGAGGACAAGGTGCGCCACTGCCTCCTGGCGGGCCACGAGGCCCTCCTGGTGTGCCAGACGCCCGAAGCCTCCCTGGCCTGCGCCGAAGCCGCGGCCCGCATGCCCGAGGCCCTCTGGGCCCCCGCCGCGGCCCGGTTCCGCAGCCTGCGCCGGCTCCTGCACTGCCACGCCGGCCCCTTCCAACCCGCCCTTTGGAAGGCCTGGCTGGAGGAGGTCCGGGAGGAAACTGATGTATAAATTAGCAATAAGACTATCCAGCCCGAAGCCAACGCAAGTATCCTAAGCCCGAAGGAGCACCCATGGAACGCGCCTACTATCCGCCCATCGTCATCGAGGAAACCCCCCGGGGCGAGCGGAGCTACGACATCTACTCCCGCCTGCTCAAGGACAACATCATCTTCCTCGGCACCGCCATCGACGATTCCGTCGCCAACGCGGTGGTGGCCCAGATGCTCTTCCTGGAGAGCGAGGACCCGGACAAGGACATCCAGATCTACATCAACAGCCCCGGCGGCAGCGTCACCGCCGGCCTGGCCATCTACGACACCATGCAGTTCGTGAAGAACGACATCGTCACCTACTGCATCGGCCAGGCCGCCTCCATGGGCGCCCACCTGCTGGCCGCCGGCACCAAGGGCAAGCGCTTCGCCCTGCCCAGCGCCCGCATCATGATCCACCAGCCCTCCGGCGGCGCCCAGGGCCAGGCGTCGGACATCGAGATCACCTTCAAGGAGATCCAGCGCCTGAAGGACAACCTCGCCGCCGCCCTGGCCAAGCACACGGGCCAGAACCTCAAGAAAGTCATGAAGGACATGGATCGTGACTATTTCATGAGTGCGGACGAGGCCCAGGATTATGGGCTCATCGACCGCGTCCTGTCCGAACGCCCGGCCTGAAAATCTTCCGGGTTGTGACGCATTACGCCGTTGCGTAGAGGCATGGTAGTGGTTACTCCACAGGATCACGCCATGACTCTGCTGTCCAACCATGCATTCGAGCAACTCCGCCAGATCCCCCTCTACGTCCCCGGGAAACCCATCCAGGAGGTGCAGCGGGAGCTCGGGCTGGAATCCATCGTCAAGCTCGCCAGCAACGAGAACCCCTGGGGCCCCAGCGAGGCCGTGAAGGCCCGCGTCATCAAGGCCGTCACCGGGGGCCGGGACGAGGGCCTGGGCCTCTACCCCGTCTCGGACGGCTTCTACCTGCGCTCGGCCATCGCCAGGCGCCGGGGCTTCAACCTGGGCCAGATCATGCTGGGCAACGGCAGCTCCGAGATCATCGAGATGGCCGCCAAGGCCGCGCTCCTGGGCGGCGGCAGCGGCGTGGCCCCCAAGCATTCCTTCGCCATCTACGGCATCGCCACCCAGACCGCGGGGGGCCGGTTCATCGAGTGCCCCTGCAGCCCCACCGAGGTGGACGCGGACGCGATCCTCGGCGCCGTGCAGCTGGACACGCGCATCGTCTACCTGGGCAACCCCAACAACCCCACCGGCGTCATGCTGGGCCGGGAAGGGCTGGCGCGCCTGGTGCGCGAGCTCCGGGACGACATCCTGCTGGTCGTCGATCAGGCCTATTCGGAGTACGAGGATCCGGAGACCTACCCCGACGCCACGAGTTTCCTGGACGAGCGCAGCAACCTCCTCGTGCTCCACACCTTCTCCAAGATCCACTCCCTGGCCGCCATGCGCATCGGCTACGGCATCGGCCACCTCAAGCTCATCGCCCTCCTGGAGCGCGTGCGCAGCCCCTTCAACACCAACATGCTGGCCCAGGTGGCCGCCGAGACGGCGGTGGAGGACTACCCCTTCGAGGCCTTCTCCCGCGCCCGCAACGCCGAGGCCCGCC from Geothrix sp. 21YS21S-2 includes these protein-coding regions:
- a CDS encoding response regulator, whose product is MIREPILLVDDEEDLRTFLKDALTHDGYLVDDAPDANTALAILARRHYPVVLTDLNMPGGPTGFDLISAVHARDPRTLCVVITGYASLETAIRAVKFGAYDFVQKPFRLAEIEAVLDRALDHAVVVGQLQDYQRDLEGRVLARVRENRELVEEMERLNALLLASQAEASEAPILRAFLDHLQQRWHTGGHMALLPAPDDAWELVAEGGPRGPRTHGLPPPSKLDEGREWAWEGGYPDGHLIPLRANGILLGALFIGFEERSSFHPEAPAFLLWRRQLEAALHGLRRARALVDAARVR
- a CDS encoding histidinol-phosphate transaminase, which encodes MTLLSNHAFEQLRQIPLYVPGKPIQEVQRELGLESIVKLASNENPWGPSEAVKARVIKAVTGGRDEGLGLYPVSDGFYLRSAIARRRGFNLGQIMLGNGSSEIIEMAAKAALLGGGSGVAPKHSFAIYGIATQTAGGRFIECPCSPTEVDADAILGAVQLDTRIVYLGNPNNPTGVMLGREGLARLVRELRDDILLVVDQAYSEYEDPETYPDATSFLDERSNLLVLHTFSKIHSLAAMRIGYGIGHLKLIALLERVRSPFNTNMLAQVAAETAVEDYPFEAFSRARNAEARQAFFAEAANHRCKATGMAGNFILLESVLPAMEMFKDLLKAGVIVRPMHAYDLPNHVRVTLGKPEEMQAFWAAATPVLDNAGCGCR
- a CDS encoding VanZ family protein; the protein is MRRSWIWLLPLALAFNTFWLSSRSSLPVSLGHPLDWFAHATEFAALALTAEVAARWTWGTVPTYRRHLAIFALASLYGMSDEIHQIFVPGRDASILDWAADSIGAVLGLGLSCLPLLWRRWMASLGWLRGEPRRPDPSAPLVLVADPHWSGDLTGLREATAAHPGADWLFLGDVFDVWVGIPGMESPQQEAFLAWVDERRRQGRWVGLWLGNREYFLDGLSGRFDLMGEGIGGGLPAEALAWEHGDLINAADWQYRLWNLVSRSGVMWLVARALPRSTARSLAARLERSMRTTNRAYKLAFPREAFRAAAAAHAGKTFITGHFHSHEVEGNGTALPWAHDGNFMVWEQGILKPLTPLAHL
- a CDS encoding HD domain-containing phosphohydrolase translates to MDTYNILIVDDESDFRTLLVEALESMGYLCEGAETAELALDMARTRHFAIIFTDLNMPGGLSGLDLLQAIQEIDPKTFCILMTGYATTDSAIQALKNGAYDFIQKPFKLAELDASLQRALNHYKALRQNEAYQSGLEERVAERTREVVKLKDDIEKLFEGFVQAAVFAIEARDPSTSGHSNRVATLTVGLAEAVNRTPSGAYGPLHFNEHQVKELRYASLLHDFGKVGVREQVLVKARKLEPERLERILQRLYQRDLEAAARRLQEAWKRNEAFEEGYFEILMAAHRAESQRIADLVLRCNEPKLLTQEVVDSMDELEDLAFLHWEGAPAKVLEPTDIAALRIPRGSLSKAERDEINSHVDKTYRFLKQIPWTGTLADVPGIAYAHHERLNGMGYPRALKSEAIPPQSKLMAICDVYDALVAADRPYKVAVTVPRSLEILEDEAKAGLLDGDALGIFLEARIFDLTMTQIKAEPERA
- a CDS encoding glycoside hydrolase family 3 N-terminal domain-containing protein yields the protein MDRSPAHRLLWTGFTGLDAVQVQPGFQPGGIVLFARNLDPHPVAGPARCHALIGALQERWGPLAVAVDQEGGAVSRLREWVGLTPGLRAVFEAGGPEGCRRWGGLWGRGLRMLGFNVDFAPVADLYDPAPDSALGGRCASPDPQETIAAAGAFLEGLEAEGVRGCLKHFPGLGGTRLDSHVGLPETSDPARLEANLAPFRALAHADRLVMVAHLKVPQSQGLPASLSARCVAGNPWGVKARWIPDDLQMGGADGWSWEDKVRHCLLAGHEALLVCQTPEASLACAEAAARMPEALWAPAAARFRSLRRLLHCHAGPFQPALWKAWLEEVREETDV
- a CDS encoding DUF4136 domain-containing protein, encoding MNLKSALFPLTLAVLAGCTPYTVRYDYDAHASYASFKTWDWYAASKKAQGKSDGVNNPIMDRRVRAAVERELAAKGLKVEKSAEPDVLVTYYPAYRQGTVYTTTTVGTHFGYWRPWGYGVGTQFTEARRYREGSIILEIVDNKTNQLIWQAVAEGALTGLTDPEDAEQQVSQAVNTMLSRFPPPRK
- the clpP gene encoding ATP-dependent Clp endopeptidase proteolytic subunit ClpP — translated: MERAYYPPIVIEETPRGERSYDIYSRLLKDNIIFLGTAIDDSVANAVVAQMLFLESEDPDKDIQIYINSPGGSVTAGLAIYDTMQFVKNDIVTYCIGQAASMGAHLLAAGTKGKRFALPSARIMIHQPSGGAQGQASDIEITFKEIQRLKDNLAAALAKHTGQNLKKVMKDMDRDYFMSADEAQDYGLIDRVLSERPA